The genome window tcgttgacagtatgaccaaggaattgaacctcttttagccaaaattcacacttggagaatttggcatatagaCGTTCAGCACGAAGGAGTTCAAGGATAAGGTGCAAGTGTCGCTTATGCTCttcttgcgtcttggaatagatgagaatatcgtcgatgaagacgatcacaaaacggtccaagtatgctttgcacacgcggttcattaaatccatgaaaacagcaggtgcgttggtcaaaccaaagggcatgaccacgaactcgtaatgaccataacgtgtacggaaagcggttttaggtacatcttcttcgagtactcgaagttgatgatacccagaacgaagatcgatctttgaaaagcaggtcgcgccttgcaattgatcgaagaggtcatcaatgcggggaagagggtatcggtttttgatagtaagcttgttgagctcacgatagtcaatacacatacgaaatgatccatctttctttttgacaaacaaaacgggagcgccccaaggagaagtactagggcgtataaagcctttgtcaagaagctcttgaagttgactcgagagctcttgcatctcagagggtgctagaCGATAGGGGGATTTAGCGACGggcgtagcgccaggcactaaatcgattcgaaagtcgaccgaacgagcaggaggcggaccaggaagatcgtcgggaaatacatcaggaaaatcacgtacgaCAGGGACATCGCTTATACTtgggcctttgtccttcttttccacaacGTGGGCAAGAAaagcgaaggtacccttgcgtaagcatttgttcgcttggatacacgacataagcttgagaccttgagaaggtttctcaccatagacgtgtagagaatcaccgtttggaagaggaaggcggataaacttttcagaacaaacaacttcagcacgaactcgcctaagccagtccatgcctactatgatgtcaaagctacccatttgcataggtataagGTTGATCGAAAACGTATGATCGTTGAGAATCAAGGAACAATTGGGAAGAACGGAATCAACAGTGACGGATTTACCATTAgcgacttcgacagcgaaagattttggcaacttagagcgtttacacttaaGCAATTGCTCGAATTCTagcgacacaaaactcttatcggcgcCGGTATCAAATAGACAAGAAGCGTAAATATGgttcacaagaaacgtaccggtaatgacgtcgTTTGCGTTTTGAGCCTGAGCAGCGGTGATGGAAAAAGCTCGGCCTCTAGCAGGTTGCTGAGCTTGTTGTTGCTGATGTggtggttgttgcggttgctgtagttgctgctgttgttgaggTTGATAGCGTTGGGGACAAACATTGGCGAGATGATTGAGGTCGCCGCACTTATAGCATGCTCGCACAGGGGCATTTGAAGCTTGCGGGAAGTTTCGGCATCGGTTAGCAAAATGACCATACCTTTGACAGTTGGCACATTTGCGACAGGGTACGTTAGCAGGATGATGAAACAGATAGGTGGTGCATTTGGGATGAGTTCCAACATAACCTTGTTTTGGTGGTTCGGTGTTTGCGGGTGCAACGGCGGCTAAGGCTTGTAAGGGTTgagggtttggcggagtgacgaccgcacaattttggctcgaagccttccgcttcttgccttggtttttCTTGGACGATTGTGAGGGTGAGGGCTCAACAGTGGTAGTTTCAGTGGTAGCTTGGCGTGCATTCTTCGTTGAAACTTTATCATAGGTTCCATGGATAACGCAGTTGTTGTTAAGTTCCGTGGCTATACGAAAAGCATCTTCAATGGTTTGGGGATTAGCAGAGGCAAGGTGGTTTATCAGGGGAGGTGCAACACAACGGACGAATTTGGCTACGGATTTGGGAACGGTCTCGACTTGTCCAGGACAAAGAACACTGAGTTGTTTGAAGCGCGTAATCAggccatccatgtcactccccttctgagtaaggttccaaaattcgttctccaatttttggagttcatgaggaggacagaagtggtctttcataagctgtttgagatcgtcccaagGCATAGCATGTGCGACCTCGTTTCCTCTTTTGTTACGTTCGGTCGTCCACCACtcgagtgccttttcacgaaacaccccagttgcattcaaggttcttagttcgtcagggcaaccactttgcaagaaggtaagctcgatggcatcaaaccagttcatcatggcggtagcgccattcttgccagtaaattctaagggtttacaagccatgaattgcttAAACTGGAAGGTCGGTTTAGGTTTGTCTGCCTTTGAGTCAACAGAGCCATGCGGTGAATCGGTTTGAATCTTGCTAACGATGTCGGGTAGGACTTTAGCAAATTGCTTGGCCATAAATTTCATGCAATCTTTTTGAGACATGGCGGTGGAagtcgaacccttctttgacttgCGTCTCTTGGAGGAGCTAGACGACATCTAAAAGATTGAAAAAAAagagaaggaaaggatgagacttgatcattagTTGAAAATGAGGTTTGTGTATGTAATAGCAAGTAAATGTTCATGTatcaagtaaagttcacatagagcataagtttccacatgcattcaacaagtataacacataagttgcgtaaagagggtataaatttagtttgttcacgagaattattattgtttgtgattgcggtaacgtgcgaaatgattaaaacgacatttcgaaatgaatgaacgttcaagtataaaatcacatataaattgagatacataaaagagaggctcaataaaacataggattgtttcgggtagagaaacgtcgacaattccaaagtgggtcgaaagtcctttcgatttagagatattgtgctttggcctataagtaagatactctcgtcgagaagcgattaacggtatcttacccttccggttactacacatctctaaatgattggaacattcgggactttggcgagaataaaaatcaaggaatgggacttaatcgacaagatgcgggtttcacccctaacttgacgatttcgtaccctaaatgtggttggtacttgtcggccaaaataaaattttgacactttgacaagggtccactagagttgaaatggaaattaccattaagttgtggatgtcactcctagcttaatggtgaaatttcgtgcaaaaatagattaaaggtagagtgagagtcgtttaccaaattgtgggtttcacgcctattttggtaaagttgtctcgttgatgttacaagagtataaaatagcataagtgtattcgtgttagccttaggaaaggcgcataagtttaataacaagaagtgtagctaggaagcatgcatggtagagtacaaaagttttaaacaacaaataagagacaaggttcctaaaactatagactagggcaaaagcatagcaattttcctaattccctatagttatggctctgataccaatctgtcacaccccaaccaatggcggaaacatcgggatgagacgaagtgtgaagattgctagagacatcataacgctatttgtgacaatatttaataaaccgatttcatttcatagatAGATTGTCAAACATACAAGGAAATTCAATAACAACATGTTCAAAGGAAATAcgtaacaacataatcaaaattgatacaacatattaaacctaaacgtctatatgtgtatctaggcatcaacgctacttcttttcatagcatcgtcatcatcaacctgtaacatgtttaaaatacaattcaatgcaaaagcaaaggcgagtatacaagtttaagcataagtataagtataagtgtaaaagtttaaaaacgaatccacatggcaacttagtttatacgagatcaacctaacatggcatgcaatatttctagccaatcctctgtttacgcaagtaagtttagttaattcaacatgacccaagtttaagggggcggtgcgttactcctatagcgctatacatgtcgaagggaggctcgtgagagctaatgactaaaacatatcacataagtatggtccacgtaagcatcaagtatcataacatagtattcatgtataaggattgttttgtgcattttataaagaataagtttaagtgtagtttaatagtaaaacatgttacaccccaaaaggtggtaaacataaaaaggggttgcgagtatactcacggttttgcaagtcttCTACTTGAATCCGCGAGTGAGTTGGTTGATTAGGAAgttggaacaccaagtccttctacacaaggaaacataGGTGCGTGAGTTTGGGCATTCGGAGGATTTAGAGattttaggaagttaaaacacaagaatgtatatattcgaaagtaatcatccttcaacattaagtacttgttcttgacactatgaaacctcaagggttaatgttttcatgagtagtatactcattagaatcgtaacaagtcttgtGTTTTAGATGATGTATTCTAATAccttgacgaatgaacacaagtccatcatcaagagttcgaatagtaaatatatgtataagtattatatgtatcATTTAGTCTaataatcaagcatgaggtagaagataaatcttcatttaggtacctctattgtgtcatagaattcatgtaggaggtaggaagaacaagcttccatttaggtacctcttatggttcaccactacacttgatgtaaaaacatacaaggagggtcatgaactaataaGAAACATACAAGAATAAGAAACATTTACacaatgagaaatcatcaagggatgtggggattttatgttggacaacccaagttagtccacaatcacacctttatcaagcttgaagcttgaacacctcttgtgggtcaaaaaccctaaacaaaacagaaagtatttgaggattaatctctgattttgtatgtctcaaccttgtttttaagcctaactaaccatagaagtggttataagcataaggacataggtttgagatgagttagactcaagttgaacaagtttagtaaagaatagatgaaatcagaaatgaacagtgaactttggagcctttttgccggagttccagggacttatttactgtgaaaaacccatggaatcgaaggtAAGGTCgatccaagcacataggaaaaagaatggactaaatcggacaagtattgagtgagttatgctcactttagtgaagctTGCTGAATCTGTCCGAAATTCTGATTATAGCTGCGAATTTAGGAAGTTTGAGAGAGTTTTGAGAGTGAGATTTGAGTTTGTAAAGTGGAAAAGTGGCTGGGATtagagtggtatttatagggaaggattagggttagaGTTAGGTTGCCATTAAATATGAATTAGGTGGGAGATTTTTGAATTAAACAAAACCAAACACCTAATTACAAAGTTGCAGCCGTAAGGCTGCTTTGGCAGccatttaatatatattttttttgtatcaTATATTAATTTATGTCTTGTATACATTCTAAAAATTCCACTACTATTAAAATATCATAAGGTTAAAAGTTTGAAGAATCAAAACACCATTTTCAAAAGTTTGGCAACTTCCGGCCGCTGCTATTGTTGCCatacatttttttatttagtttttttgtTTTGCAATAATATACATAACAATAGAAACATCAACTACACGTTGATGTtaagatattattattattattttatttattattattattgtattattattattattattattattattattattattattattattattattagaattaaCCACTTATTTGATAGGTAACAAGCATGTATAAGTTATGGGCACCAATATAACGAGTATCGGTCGCGCGTATGCATTCGAGATTGGTAACGTATAACCCGAGTATTGCAACACGTATCAGCATGtataaaaaaaaatagtattCCATATAAAAGATTCATTTCATtacgatcaaagtctcggatttacaatgaCTTGAAACGAAATACGAATACAAACGGAACAAgcttaaaaaaaatagaaataaaagacaTGTTTTTCTAGTTAAAGAAAGCTACGAAAAAGCGGGGTGTTAcatcgtacaacaacagctatcatgccagcatacaaatggcaccattcgaggccttatatggaagaagatgtcgttcacctattgtgtggcacgagatcggtcactcgtaATTAActggtcccgagttactacaagagacgactgacaaaatcctccagattcgtgACAACTTGTcaaaagccagggatagacagaaaagttacgccgatagaagacgcaagccccttgaatttgacgttggcgactacgtactcctaaaggtatcaccttggaagggtgtggtcagattcggcaagaaagggaaactagcgcctcgatatgttggaccttttaagattctggaaatgATTGACAAAGTCGCCTACAggctcgaactaccggaggaacttagtaacgtccacccgactttccacgtgtcaaacctccgaaaatgcctagcttatcatgatctgattgtacctctcgacgaccttcaagtcaATGAAACGCTGCATTTCgtagaaaagcctgtcgaaatcatggatcgccaaaccaagcaactcagacgctcgcgcatccctatcatgaaagtccgatgggaaggaaaaTGAGGCGCGGAGTTTACTtaggaactcgaaagcgacataaaggctaagtacccgcag of Helianthus annuus cultivar XRQ/B chromosome 1, HanXRQr2.0-SUNRISE, whole genome shotgun sequence contains these proteins:
- the LOC110879808 gene encoding uncharacterized protein LOC110879808, with the protein product MSSSSSKRRKSKKGSTSTAMSQKDCMKFMAKQFAKVLPDIVSKIQTDSPHGSVDSKADKPKPTFQFKQFMACKPLEFTGKNGATAMMNWFDAIELTFLQSGCPDELRTLNATGVFREKALEWWTTERNKRGNEVAHAMPWDDLKQLMKDHFCPPHELQKLENEFWNLTQKGSDMDGLITRFKQLSVLCPGQVETVPKSVAKFVRCVAPPLINHLASANPQTIEDAFRIATELNNNCVIHGTYDKVSTKNARQATTETTTVEPSPSQSSKKNQGKKRKASSQNCAVVTPPNPQPLQALAAVAPANTEPPKQGYVGTHPKCTTYLFHHPANVPCRKCANCQRYGHFANRCRNFPQASNAPVRACYKCGDLNHLANVCPQRYQPQQQQQLQQPQQPPHQQQQAQQPARGRAFSITAAQAQNANDVITGTFLVNHIYASCLFDTGADKSFVSLEFEQLLKCKRSKLPKSFAVEVANGKSVTVDSVLPNCSLILNDHTFSINLIPMQMVDVSIVMYIIAKQKN